Proteins encoded in a region of the Panicum hallii strain FIL2 chromosome 3, PHallii_v3.1, whole genome shotgun sequence genome:
- the LOC112886373 gene encoding sodium/hydrogen exchanger 8, producing MGEPEPDDAVLFVGVSLVLGIASRHLLRGTRVPYTVALLVLGVALGSLEYGTQHGLGKLGAGIRIWANINPDLLLAVFLPALLFESSFSMEIHQIKRCMAQMVLLAGPGVVLSTFLLGSAVKLTFPYDWSWKTSLLLGGLLSATDPVAVVALLKELGASKKLSTIIEGESLMNDGTAIVVYQLFYRMVLGRTFDAGSIIKFLSEVSLGAVALGLAFGIVSVLWLGFIFNDTIIEISLTLAVSYIAFFTAQDSLEVSGVLTVMTLGMFYAAFAKTAFKGESQQSLHHFWEMVAYIANTLIFILSGVVIADGVLQNNVHFERHGTSWGFLLLLYVFVQISRLIVVSVLYPLLCQFGYGLDFKEAMILVWSGLRGAVALSLSLSVKRTSDAVQHYLKPEVGTMFVFFTGGIVFLTLIFNGSTTQFLLHILGMDKLSATKLRVLKYTRYEMLNKALEAFGELRDDEELGPADWATVKKHITCLNDLDDDPEHPHDVDDKDDHVHTMNIRDIRVRLLNGVQAAYWAMLEEGRINQATANILMRSVDEAMDLVSRQPLCDWKGLKSNVQFPSYYRFLQMSRLPRKLVTYFTVERLESGCYICAAFLRAHRIARRQLHDFLGDSEVARIVIDESNAEGEEARKFLEDVRVTFPQVLRVLKTRQVTYSVLTHLSEYIQNLQKTGLLEEKEMVHLDDALQTDLKKLKRNPPLVKMPRVSDLLNTHPLVGALPAAARDPLLSNTKETVRGHGTILYREGSRPTGIWLISIGVVKWTSQRLSRRHSLDPILSHGSTLGLYEVLIGKPYICDMITDSVVHCFFIEAEKIDELRHSDPSIEVFLWQESALVIARLLLPQIFEKMAMHEIRVLVAERSTMNIYIKGEDIELEQNYIGILLEGFLKTRNQNLITPPAVLLPSNADLSLFGLESSAVNLVDYCHTAPSYQVEARARIIFFDMGRASEAEADLQRTASLLSHGHELPRTMSKEHSGLLRWPESFRRSRGGHSASLSEIRNQPDSFSARALQLSMYGSMVSPSGQGAQGHRRHRPRGMPVANKRHSSSYPRVPSRPANTRPLLSVQSEGSNMKRMAAPKDAGEATTTAPAPATSTDQQQQKVMQDDNSSDDSAGEEVIVRVDSPSMLSFRQSTAGVRSPTPSQDQ from the exons atgggtgAGCCTGAGCCTGACGACGCGGTGCTCTTCGTCGGGGTGTCGCTGGTGCTGGGCATCGCCTCCCGCCACCTCCTCCGCGGCACCCGCGTCCCCTACACCGTCGCCCTTCTCGTCCTCGGCGTCGCGCTCGGCTCCCTTG AATACGGAACACAACATGGCCTAGGCAAACTTGGAGCTGGAATTCGCATCT GGGCCAACATAAACCCTGATCTTCTGCTGGCTGTTTTTCTACCTGCCCTCCTGTTTGAAAGCTCCTTCTCCATGGAAATACACCAAATAAAG AGATGTATGGCACAAATGGTGTTACTTGCTGGACCGGGTGTTGTACTATCAACTTTTTTACTTGGCTCTGCTGTAAAG CTCACTTTTCCTTACGACTGGAGCTGGAAAACATCATTGTTACTTGGTGGACTGCTTAGTGCAACTGACCCTGTTGCTGTGGTTGCACTGCTAAAAGAACTTGGAGCGAGTAAAAAGCTTAGTACAATCATTGAGGGTGAATCCTTAATGAATGACGG GACCGCTATTGTTGTCTATCAGCTATTCTATCGAATGGTGCTTGGAAGAACGTTTGATGCTGGCTCAATAATAAAGTTCTTGTCAGAAGTTTCGCTTGGAGC TGTTGCTCTGGGCCTTGCATTCGGAATCGTATCAGTACTGTGGCTGGGATTTATATTTAATGATACAATCATAGAGATTTCGCTCACTCTTGCTGTCAGCTATATAGCTTTCTTCACT GCACAAGATTCACTGGAGGTCTCTGGTGTTTTGACAGTCATGACACTGGGAAT GTTCTATGCAGCTTTTGCAAAAACTGCTTTTAAGGGTGAAAGTCAGCAAAGTTTACACCATTTCTG GGAAATGGTTGCTTACATTGCAAACACACTTATTTTTATACTGAG TGGGGTTGTTATTGCAGATGGTGTTCTACAAAATAATGTCCATTTTGAGAGGCATG GCACTTCGTGGGGCTTCCTTCTTCTGCTTTATGTCTTTGTGCAAATATCTCGACTTATAGTTGTTAGTGTTTTGTACCCATTGTTGTGTCAATTTGGGTATGGGTTGGACTTCAAAGAGGCCATGATTCTTGTTTGGTCAGGGCTGCGAGGGGCTGTTGCTCTGTCACTATCACTATCTGTTAAG CGCACCAGCGATGCAGTTCAACATTATCTTAAACCGGAAGTTGGAACAATG TTTGTGTTCTTCACTGGTGGCATTGTGTTTTTGACATTGATTTTTAATGGTTCAACCACACAATTTTTGTTACATATCCTCGGCATGGACAAACTGTCAGCAACAAAG CTTCGCGTATTGAAATATACAAGATATGAAATGCTAAACAAAGCATTAGAGGCTTTTGGTGAGCTTAGGGATGACGAGGAACTTGGACCTGCTGACTGGGCTACTGTAAAGAAACATATCACATGTTTGAATGACTTGGACGATGATCCAGAGCATCCCCATGATGTTGATGACAAAGATGACCATGTGCATACCATGAACATAAGAGATATTCGAGTGCGGCTTTTAAATG GTGTGCAAGCCGCTTACTGGGCTATGCTTGAAGAGGGACGAATAAATCAAGCTACAGCAAATATTCTGATGAGATCAGTTGATGAAGCTATGGATCTTGTTTCTAGACAACCATTATGTGATTGGAAAGGTTTAAAATCCAATGTCCAGTTCCCGAGTTACTATAGGTTCCTTCAGATGAGCAGGTTGCCACGAAAGCTTGTCACATACTTCACAGTCGAAAGATTGGAGTCAGGATGTTACATCTGTGCTGCATTTCTTCGTGCTCACAGAATTGCAAGGCGGCAGCTTCATGATTTTCTCG GTGATAGTGAGGTTGCAAGAATTGTTATTGACGAAAGTAATGCTGAGGGAGAGGAAGCTAGAAAATTCTTGGAAGATGTTCGAGTCACATTCCCGCAG GTGCTACGTGTGCTAAAGACGCGACAAGTCACATATTCTGTATTGACACACTTGAGCGAGTATATTCAAAACCTCCAGAAGACTGGGTTACTGGAAGAGAAGGAAATGGTCCATTTAGACGATGCTTTACAG ACAGACTTGAAGAAGTTGAAGAGGAATCCACCACTAGTGAAAATGCCAAGAGTTAGTGATCTTCTAAACACTCATCCTTTAGTTGGCGCGCTGCCTGCTGCTGCACGTGATCCTTTGCTAAGCAATACAAAGGAAACTGTACGAGGGCATGGCACCATCCTATATCGGGAAGGCTCAAGGCCAACTGGTATATGGCTTATATCTATTGGTGTAGTAAAG TGGACAAGTCAAAGATTAAGCAGAAGGCATTCCTTGGATCCAATTTTATCACATGGAAGCACTTTGGGTCTGTATGAGGTGCTGATCGGAAAGCCCTATATCTGTGACATGATCACAGATTCCGTTGTACACTGTTTCTTCATCGAAGCTGAAAAGATAGATGAGCTGCGTCATTCAGATCCTTCCATTGAGGTTTTCCTGTGGCAG GAAAGCGCTCTGGTCATTGCTAGGCTTTTGCTTCCTCAGATATTTGAGAAAATGGCAATGCATGAGATCAGGGTTCTCGTTGCTGAAAGGTCGACGATGAACATATACATCAAGGGGGAAGACATCGAACTTGAGCAGAATTACATTGGCATTTTGCTTGAAGGATTCTTGAAGACCAGGAACCAGAATCTGATCACGCCTCCAGCGGTACTTCTGCCATCAAATGCTGACTTGAGCTTATTCGGACTTGAGTCCTCAG CCGTGAACCTTGTAGACTACTGTCATACTGCACCCAGCTACCAAGTGGAGGCTAGAGCGCGGATCATCTTCTTTGATATGGGCAGGGCCTCCGAGGCAGAGGCTGATCTTCAGCGAACCGCGTCGCTGCTGTCTCACGGCCATGAGCTGCCACGGACAATGAGCAAGGAGCACAGCGGCTTGCTCCGTTGGCCGGAGAGCTTCCGGAGGTCCCGGGGGGGCCACAGTGCCAGCCTAAGTGAGATCAGAAACCAGCCGGACAGCTTCTCTGCCAGGGCCTTGCAACTGAGCATGTACGGCAGCATGGTGAGCCCCTCCGGCCAGGGTGCCCAGGGTCACCGGCGTCATAGGCCCCGTGGCATGCCGGTTGCGAACAAGAGGCACAGCTCTTCCTACCCTCGGGTGCCATCGAGGCCAGCCAACACCCGGCCTCTGCTCTCCGTGCAGTCGGAGGGTTCAAACATGAAACGAATGGCGGCTCCGAAAGACGCTGGCGAGGCTACCACCACCGCTCCTGCTCCGGCAACCTCCACAGACCAGCAGCAACAGAAGGTGATGCAAGATGACAACTCAAGCGATGACTCTGCCGGGGAAGAAGTCATCGTCAGAGTCGACTCTCCCAGCATGCTATCTTTTCGTCAATCCACCGCTGGGGTTCGTTCACCAACACCATCCCAGGACCAGTAG